Proteins encoded in a region of the Phoenix dactylifera cultivar Barhee BC4 chromosome 3, palm_55x_up_171113_PBpolish2nd_filt_p, whole genome shotgun sequence genome:
- the LOC103706227 gene encoding phosphatidylinositol 3,4,5-trisphosphate 3-phosphatase and protein-tyrosine-phosphatase PTEN2A-like, with protein sequence MESQQLQSSSPSAMAPDNQNSASNGQDASARQPPSLFSASGISSWARSLKIPQPSVQEDSQPGNAGKSPFARFTSGFGLHLSPKSPQQDESAEGTTTTTQPGVLGSLTKGLVDSSRTAVKAVQVKARHIVSQNKRRYQEGGFDLDMTYITENIIAMGFPAGDMSSGFFGYVEGFYRNHMEEVIKFFETHHTGKYKVYNLCSERLYDASLFEGKVACFPFDDHNCPPLQLIISFCQSAYSWLKEDIENVVVVHCKAGMARTGLMISSLLLYLKFFPTAEESIEYYNQKRCMDGKGLVLPSQIRYVKYFERILTYFNGENQPGRRCMLRGFRLHRCPYWIRPSITISNHNGVVFSTKKHPRTKDLMPEDFWFSAPKKGIMVFALPGEPGLTELAGDFKIHFHDRQGDFYCWLNTTMMENRKILSPSDLDGFDKRKLPSPGFQVEVVLVDYDESNSSGPTSLNAKKESDGSSTASTATNENSTVHPKPSGDSGSQDKDDVFSDSESEETSFSKSKRDKVAGNLGGSPSTAKGPELKAPQGAATIAQGVEQLSLKGEGGATKTPDTNEVRNDGNGKNATVSHPPELESNSVSEFKAIAADASVFSFGDEEDYESE encoded by the exons ATGGAATCACAACAACTTCAGTCATCTTCACCATCTGCTATGGCTCCTGACAATCAAAACTCTGCTTCAAATGGGCAAGATGCTTCTGCAAGACAGCCACCATCACTATTTTCTGCTTCTGGCATATCCTCATGGGCTAGAAGTCTCAAAATTCCACAGCCATCTGTCCAAGAAGATTCACAGCCTGGAAATGCAGGAAAGTCCCCATTTGCACGTTTCACTAGTGGCTTTGGTTTACATTTATCTCCAAAATCTCCTCAGCAAGATGAGAGTGCTGAGGGCACCACAACCACCACCCAACCTGGTGTCCTGGGGTCACTGACAAAAGGTTTGGTGGACTCATCCAGAACTGCAGTAAAAGCTGTACAAGTCAAGGCTCGCCACATAGTATCTCAGAACAAAAGAAGATACCAG GAAGGTGGATTTGATTTAGATATGACATATATTACTGAGAACATTATTGCTATGGGTTTCCCTGCAGGGGATATGAGCTCGGGGTTTTTTGGATATGTTGag GGATTCTACCGCAATCATATGGAAGAAGTAATCAAATTTTTTGAAACACATCATACG GGAAAATACAAAGTATACAATCTCTGCTCGGAGAGGCTGTATGATGCATCTCTATTTGAGGGAAAG GTGGCCTGTTTCCCATTTGATGACCATAATTGCCCTCCGCTTCAACTTATAATATCGTTTTGTCAAAGTGCCTACTCGTGGTTGAAGGAGGACATTGAAAATGTGGTGGTAGTTCATTGCAAAGCTGGCATGGCGCGGACAGGTTTAATGATTTCTAGTCTTCTTTTATACTTGAAG TTCTTTCCTACTGCTGAGGAATCAATTGAATACTATAATCAGAAAAGATGTATGGATGGGAAGGGGCTTGTTCTCCCAAGTCAGATT aGGTATGTCAAATATTTTGAACGCATCTTAACATACTTCAATGGTGAAAATCAGCCAGGCCGGAG GTGCATGCTTAGGGGTTTTCGTCTTCACAGATGCCCGTATTGGATTAGGCCTTCTATTACAATCTCCAATCATAATG GTGTTGTTTTCTCAACAAAGAAGCACCCAAGGACTAAGGACCTAATG CCTGAAGATTTCTGGTTCAGTGCACCAAAGAAGGGGATCATGGTGTTTGCTTTACCAGGGGAGCCTGGTCTGACAGAATTGGCTGGTGATTTTAAAATTCATTTTCACGATCGTCAAGGAGATTTCTACTG TTGGTTAAATACAACAATGATGGAAAACAGGAAGATTTTGAGCCCTTCTGATCTTGATGGCTTTGACAAG AGAAAATTGCCATCTCCAGGATTCCAGGTTGAGGTTGTCCTTGTAGACTATGATGAATCCAATTCTTCGGGGCCCACCAGTTTAAATGCCAAGAAGGAATCTGATGGAAGCTCTACTGCTAGCACTGCCACAAATGAAAATAGCACTGTGCATCCTAAACCGAGCGGGGATTCAGGAAGCCAAGATAAGGATGACGTCTTTTCTGATAGTGAATCAGAAGAGACCAGCTTTTCTAAGAGCAAGCGTGACAAGGTGGCCGGCAATTTGGGAGGGTCTCCCAGTACTGCTAAAGGACCTGAATTGAAAGCTCCGCAAGGGGCGGCAACCATAGCACAAGGTGTTGAGCAACTTTCCCTGAAAGGTGAAGGTGGGGCTACAAAAACTCCTGATACCAATGAAGTGAGAAATGATGGGAACGGTAAGAATGCAACAGTATCACACCCCCCTGAGTTGGAATCAAATAGTGTGAGTGAATTCAAGGCAATTGCTGCAGATGCTTCTGTCTTTTCATTTGGCGATGAAGAAGACTATGAAAGTGAATAA
- the LOC103706228 gene encoding acyl carrier protein 1, mitochondrial-like: MAAALRPAILRHIRIPVRTVSRSRPLACLNPLSTSMIRSMSSHGDDHLTKEEVIERVLDVVKNFPKVDPSKVNPDVHFQKDLGLDSLDNVEIVMALEEEFKLEIPDKEADKIDSCSLAIEYISNHPMAV, encoded by the exons ATGGCGGCCGCGTTGAGACCGGCGATCCTTCGCCACATCCGAATCCCCGTCCGAACTGTATCTCGATCGAGGCCTCTCGCATGCCTCAATCCACTCTCGACCTCGATGATCCGATCCATGTCCTCCCATGGCGATGACCATCTCACCAAGGAGGAGGTCATCGAGCGGGTCCTCGACGTGGTCAAGAACTTCCCCAAGGTCGATCCTTCCAAG GTGAACCCGGATGTCCATTTCCAGAAGGATCTGGGCCTGGATAGCTTGGATAATGTGGAGATCGTGATGGCTTTGGAGGAGGAGTTCAAGCTGGAGATCCCGGACAAGGAGGCGGACAAGATCGATTCGTGCAGCCTGGCCATCGAGTACATCTCTAATCATCCCATGGCCGTTTAG